The following are from one region of the Stenotrophomonas lactitubi genome:
- a CDS encoding MFS transporter, with translation MSRPAKPQLSFWQIWNMCFGFLGIQFGFALQNANASRIFETLGADMEAVPGLWIAAPLTGLLVQPVIGYLSDRTWTRWGRRRPFFMIGAVLTTLALLVMPNSPTLWIAAGTLWVLDASINVSMEPFRAFVGDQLAPRQRPAGYAMQSFFIGVGAIVASFLPFILAHFGVANTAAAGEVPDTVRYAFYFGAVVLLAAITWTVVSTREYSPDELASFDDAEPPAHHAGTAVTGPAPWAQVALRLGLGVLLAALIAWRQGDKMLYVLAGLCAGYGALLAAARVLPGTHMLAAIVGDLRAMPITMRRLAWVQFFSWFALFAMWIFTTRAVAGMHFGSTDVESAAYNEGANWVGVLFGAYNGFAALAALLIPPMVRAIGLRWSHLVNLWLGGAGLISMMFIDDPQWLLLSMVGVGFAWASILSLPYALLSDSVPAAKMGVYMGIFNFFIVIPQLVAASALGFALRAWLGGQPMHVLVLGGCSLLIAGLCVLRVPSRPEVV, from the coding sequence ATGAGTCGTCCTGCAAAGCCGCAGTTGTCGTTCTGGCAGATCTGGAACATGTGCTTCGGCTTCCTTGGCATCCAGTTCGGTTTCGCCCTGCAGAACGCCAACGCCAGCCGCATCTTCGAAACACTGGGTGCGGACATGGAGGCGGTACCGGGACTGTGGATCGCCGCGCCGCTGACCGGCCTGCTGGTGCAGCCGGTGATCGGCTACCTGTCCGACCGCACCTGGACGCGCTGGGGACGGCGCCGCCCGTTCTTCATGATCGGCGCGGTGCTGACCACGCTGGCCCTGCTGGTGATGCCGAACTCGCCGACGCTGTGGATCGCGGCCGGCACGCTGTGGGTGCTGGACGCCTCGATCAACGTATCGATGGAGCCGTTCCGCGCCTTCGTCGGCGACCAGCTGGCCCCGCGGCAGCGGCCGGCCGGCTATGCGATGCAGAGCTTCTTCATCGGCGTCGGCGCGATCGTTGCCAGCTTCCTGCCCTTCATCCTGGCCCACTTCGGCGTTGCCAACACGGCAGCGGCGGGCGAGGTGCCCGATACCGTGCGCTATGCGTTCTACTTCGGCGCGGTGGTGCTGCTGGCGGCGATCACCTGGACGGTGGTCAGCACACGTGAGTATTCGCCCGACGAGCTGGCCAGCTTCGATGACGCCGAACCACCGGCGCATCACGCCGGCACTGCGGTCACCGGCCCCGCGCCATGGGCGCAGGTTGCGCTGAGGCTGGGGCTCGGCGTGCTGCTGGCGGCGCTGATCGCGTGGCGCCAGGGCGACAAGATGCTGTACGTGCTGGCCGGCCTGTGCGCGGGCTACGGCGCACTGCTGGCGGCGGCGCGGGTACTGCCGGGCACGCACATGCTGGCAGCCATCGTCGGCGACCTGCGCGCGATGCCGATCACCATGCGTCGTCTAGCCTGGGTGCAGTTCTTCTCGTGGTTTGCTCTGTTCGCGATGTGGATCTTCACCACGCGCGCAGTGGCCGGCATGCACTTCGGTTCCACCGACGTCGAATCGGCGGCCTACAACGAAGGCGCCAACTGGGTGGGCGTGCTGTTCGGTGCCTACAACGGCTTCGCCGCACTGGCCGCGCTGCTGATCCCGCCGATGGTGCGGGCGATCGGGCTGCGTTGGAGCCATCTGGTCAACCTGTGGCTGGGCGGGGCAGGGCTGATCTCGATGATGTTCATCGACGATCCGCAATGGCTGCTGCTGTCGATGGTCGGCGTGGGTTTTGCCTGGGCCTCGATCCTGTCGTTGCCCTATGCGCTGCTGTCGGACAGCGTGCCGGCGGCGAAGATGGGTGTGTACATGGGTATCTTCAATTTCTTCATCGTGATCCCGCAGCTGGTCGCGGCCAGTGCGCTCGGTTTCGCCCTGCGCGCATGGCTGGGAGGCCAGCCGATGCATGTACTGGTGCTGGGTGGCTGCAGTCTGTTGATTGCCGGCCTGTGCGTGTTGCGGGTTCCGTCCCGTCCGGAGGTGGTGTGA
- a CDS encoding ABC transporter permease/M1 family aminopeptidase, translating to MTLDFFRFELREQLRSPLLWLFAGLFALLAFGAASSDAVQIGGGSGNVHSNAPTVVASMLGIFTLLGMLVSTLFVSNALLRDFELGTAELIFASPIKRRHYLAGRIAAALVSGLLVYVLIAVGILVAQFMPWVDAERLGPTNWAGYAWTFAVVVIPNLLFTTALLSLLAVTTRSILWVYIGVVGYFVLYGVSAALLRDIDNTWIAVLTEPLGMRALSRTIRYWSTEERNSGIPELAGYLLANRVLWLTVAAALFAATFALFRTERSGSGRRRWGRGKAVASADPAPLRPATTTLPRVTPVFSTGTAWRQFLRQVRFDTRGVLRSVPFIVLLVLGLANFLPSALFRQTLYGTSIWPVTSQMIMALQGAFSWLLIIIVLFFAGELVWKERGARINEVNDAMPVPNWVPLLAKFVALLAVIACFQAAGALAAMAVQLAKGYTHLEPLLYLRSLALDSVVYVLMGGLALVLQVLTNNKFFGYALLIVVMIGQGVLGMLDYTQNIYNFGSWPIAPYSDMNGYGHFLTGQLAFQGYWALFLLALMCLASAFWVRGVSQGLRQRLALAGRRLRGPTGAMAALSAVAFIAVGSWLYWSTNIRNDFLSPDQQLDLQARYERELSKYRNLPQPRIIAVDNRVDLHPETQSMVIDANWTIRNTHAAPIQEVHVATADDKQLVAVDLGGQTLSMHDADLGYRIYRLATPLQPGEERRIHFRVVQQPHGITADQAPSNIVDNGSFFNSRVLPSFGYNEGVEISDRNERRKRDLGEPRRMPKLEDEAARANNYVTNDADWLDFRSTICTAPDQVALAPGYLQHETTVNGRRCFSYAMDRPMLNFYAYLSARWEVRRARYKDIPIEVYFDPAHGYNVDRMIDAVQKSLAYYEANFTPYQHRQVRIIEFPGYQRFAQSFANTIPYSESIGFIADLRDPDKVDYVFYVTAHEVAHQWWAHQVIGANVQGATVLSESLSQYSALMVMEQEYGRQHMRQFLKRELDGYLSGRGGEAIEELPLERVENQQYIHYQKGSLVFYRLREEIGEEALNRALKHFLQDKGYQQPPYTTSRELLAYIRAETPADRQQLVTDLFEKMSFYDNRLLAASARKRADGRYDVTLDLHASKQYADGKGKETAGTMDDWVEIGVFANGPSGKEHDQKVLYLQRHHITTAEPKITVTVDARPDEAGFDPYNKLIDRVSEDNRRKVTM from the coding sequence ATGACCCTCGACTTCTTCCGGTTCGAGCTGCGCGAGCAGCTGCGTTCCCCGCTGCTGTGGCTGTTTGCCGGTCTGTTCGCCCTGCTCGCCTTCGGCGCCGCGTCCAGCGATGCGGTGCAGATCGGGGGCGGCAGCGGCAACGTGCACAGCAATGCCCCCACCGTTGTCGCCTCGATGCTGGGCATCTTCACCCTGCTCGGCATGCTGGTGTCCACCCTGTTTGTCAGCAACGCGCTGCTGCGTGACTTCGAACTGGGCACAGCCGAACTGATCTTCGCCAGCCCGATCAAACGCCGCCACTATCTGGCCGGGCGCATCGCCGCAGCGCTGGTGTCGGGCCTGCTGGTATACGTGCTGATCGCCGTTGGCATACTGGTGGCGCAGTTCATGCCCTGGGTCGACGCCGAGCGCCTGGGGCCCACCAACTGGGCCGGCTATGCCTGGACCTTCGCTGTGGTGGTCATTCCCAACCTGCTGTTCACCACGGCACTGCTGTCGCTGCTGGCGGTGACCACCCGTTCGATCCTGTGGGTGTACATCGGCGTGGTCGGTTACTTCGTACTGTATGGGGTCAGCGCCGCCCTGCTGCGCGACATCGACAACACCTGGATCGCGGTGCTGACCGAGCCATTGGGCATGCGTGCGCTGTCGCGCACCATCCGCTACTGGTCCACCGAAGAGCGCAACAGCGGCATTCCGGAACTGGCCGGCTACCTGCTGGCCAACCGGGTGCTGTGGCTGACCGTAGCCGCCGCGCTGTTCGCCGCCACCTTCGCCCTGTTCCGTACCGAGCGCAGCGGCAGCGGCCGCCGGCGCTGGGGGCGCGGCAAGGCGGTGGCATCAGCCGATCCCGCGCCGCTGCGACCGGCAACGACCACGCTGCCGCGGGTGACGCCGGTGTTCAGTACAGGCACCGCGTGGCGGCAGTTCCTGCGCCAGGTGCGCTTCGATACACGCGGCGTGCTGCGCAGCGTGCCCTTCATCGTGCTGCTGGTGTTGGGCCTGGCCAATTTCCTGCCGTCCGCGCTGTTCCGGCAGACGCTGTACGGCACCTCCATCTGGCCGGTCACCTCGCAGATGATCATGGCCCTGCAAGGCGCCTTCAGCTGGCTGCTGATCATCATCGTGCTGTTCTTCGCCGGTGAGCTGGTGTGGAAGGAGCGAGGCGCACGCATCAACGAGGTGAACGATGCGATGCCGGTACCCAACTGGGTGCCGTTGCTGGCCAAGTTCGTCGCACTGCTGGCGGTGATCGCCTGCTTCCAGGCGGCCGGCGCGCTGGCAGCCATGGCCGTGCAGCTGGCCAAGGGCTATACCCATCTCGAACCGCTGCTGTACCTGCGCAGCCTTGCGCTGGATTCGGTGGTGTACGTGCTGATGGGCGGTCTGGCGCTGGTGCTGCAGGTGCTGACCAACAACAAGTTCTTCGGCTACGCGCTGCTGATCGTGGTGATGATCGGCCAAGGCGTGCTGGGCATGCTCGACTACACCCAGAACATCTACAACTTCGGCAGCTGGCCGATTGCCCCCTATTCGGACATGAACGGCTACGGCCATTTCCTGACCGGACAGTTGGCCTTCCAGGGCTACTGGGCGCTGTTCCTGCTGGCACTGATGTGCCTGGCATCGGCATTCTGGGTACGTGGCGTCAGCCAGGGCCTGCGCCAGCGGCTTGCCCTGGCCGGGCGACGCCTGCGTGGCCCGACCGGCGCGATGGCAGCGCTGTCCGCCGTCGCGTTCATCGCGGTAGGCAGCTGGCTGTACTGGAGCACCAACATCCGCAACGACTTCCTTTCACCGGACCAGCAGCTGGACCTGCAGGCCCGTTACGAACGCGAACTGTCGAAATACCGCAACCTGCCGCAGCCGCGCATCATCGCCGTGGACAACCGGGTGGACCTGCATCCCGAAACCCAGTCGATGGTGATCGACGCCAACTGGACGATCCGCAATACCCACGCCGCGCCCATCCAGGAGGTGCACGTGGCCACGGCCGACGACAAACAGCTGGTAGCCGTCGACCTGGGCGGACAGACGCTGTCGATGCACGACGCCGACCTTGGCTACCGCATCTATCGCCTGGCCACGCCGTTGCAGCCGGGCGAAGAGCGCCGCATCCATTTCCGTGTGGTGCAGCAGCCCCATGGCATCACCGCGGATCAGGCGCCGAGCAACATCGTCGACAACGGCAGCTTCTTCAACAGCCGCGTACTGCCGTCCTTCGGCTACAACGAAGGCGTTGAGATCAGCGACCGCAACGAGCGGCGCAAGCGTGACCTCGGCGAGCCACGGCGCATGCCCAAGCTGGAGGACGAAGCCGCACGCGCGAACAACTACGTCACCAACGACGCTGACTGGCTCGACTTCCGCAGCACCATCTGCACGGCACCGGACCAGGTGGCACTGGCGCCGGGCTACCTGCAGCACGAGACCACGGTAAACGGGCGGCGCTGCTTCAGCTATGCGATGGACCGGCCGATGCTGAACTTCTACGCCTACCTGTCGGCACGCTGGGAGGTTCGCCGGGCGAGGTACAAGGACATCCCGATCGAGGTGTATTTCGATCCCGCCCATGGCTACAACGTGGACCGCATGATCGACGCGGTGCAGAAGTCGCTGGCCTACTACGAAGCCAACTTCACTCCGTACCAGCATCGCCAGGTACGCATCATCGAGTTCCCGGGCTACCAGCGCTTCGCCCAGTCCTTCGCCAACACCATTCCCTATTCGGAGTCGATCGGCTTCATCGCCGACCTGCGCGACCCGGACAAGGTGGACTATGTGTTCTACGTGACCGCCCACGAAGTCGCGCACCAGTGGTGGGCGCACCAGGTGATCGGCGCCAACGTGCAGGGCGCAACCGTGTTGTCCGAGTCGCTGTCGCAGTATTCGGCACTGATGGTGATGGAGCAGGAATACGGTCGCCAGCACATGCGCCAGTTCCTCAAGCGCGAGCTGGATGGCTACCTGTCCGGGCGCGGCGGTGAGGCCATCGAGGAGCTGCCGTTGGAGCGTGTCGAGAACCAGCAGTACATCCACTACCAGAAGGGCTCGCTGGTGTTCTACCGGCTGCGTGAGGAAATCGGCGAGGAGGCGTTGAACCGTGCCCTGAAGCATTTCCTGCAGGACAAGGGCTACCAGCAGCCGCCGTACACCACCTCGCGGGAGCTGCTGGCCTACATTCGCGCCGAAACGCCCGCCGACCGCCAGCAGCTGGTCACCGACCTGTTCGAGAAGATGAGCTTCTACGACAACCGGTTGTTGGCCGCCAGCGCGCGCAAGCGTGCCGACGGACGCTACGACGTGACCCTGGACCTGCATGCCAGCAAGCAGTACGCCGATGGCAAGGGCAAGGAGACCGCCGGCACGATGGATGACTGGGTGGAGATTGGTGTGTTCGCCAATGGTCCGTCCGGCAAGGAACATGACCAGAAGGTGCTGTACCTGCAGCGCCACCACATCACCACGGCCGAGCCGAAGATCACGGTGACGGTGGATGCCAGGCCGGATGAGGCGGGCTTCGATCCGTACAACAAGCTGATCGACCGGGTGAGCGAGGACAACCGGCGCAAGGTGACGATGTAA
- a CDS encoding glucosidase family protein — protein sequence MLKIICLTAALGAALGTTAHAADLTFDGRQARAEAAANGSFVLHARTPEGRGEVRIAAAPMRSQTGSVMFDALFALAQQEMDQDRVDAIRDPAFDEGRPVPCECFQTGARWPYVWTRDVSFAADLALAKLDPKRTRQSLQFKLSAARDGHTPGLFVAQDTGSGGSWPISSDRVVWFLAARHLLDDPAFAEQVWQALQGTLAQDRAMVFDAQMGLYRGETSFLDWREQTYPDWTREDVRFIGDSYALSTNVLHYQALRLARQMAAQLGDERSEQYKAWADALAVQIDARFWREDMGQYMSYIGEAAHPVPYAKIDLLGLSLGILADVLPAERARRALAGYPMGAAGSPVVWPQEAQQPIYHNRAIWPFVSAYSLRAARKVDDAPRIAAEIRSLMQGAALAGSNMENYELVTQAVHVDEGALSGPVVNSERQLWSVAGYLSMVTEGVFGVQDDGRVQPKLPAELVPELFGKQKRISLESGGKRYVLERPKQVGAGLLVAGKTRTRGATTTVQLVAAPAAASHDVLRADANARAPATPLAPQAKRNGKGWTVAVAAGQVLWQDGVAATAAKGVVRIGDDGLQHCLSLTRREGVLESLHSPMVCVGPQQVLRGSRQWQFNAAKAGHVRLRLQYSNPNGPINTGVTAAVEQLAVQCKGQPPQRHTVALPHSVAAQDSTAATFVVPKGRCTVTLEEGFNMSALQHFAHYTGGKGGRDGVLNQAQIQALKMAPVAATEDAR from the coding sequence ATGCTGAAGATCATTTGCCTGACCGCTGCCCTGGGGGCAGCGCTGGGGACGACCGCGCACGCGGCCGACCTGACATTCGACGGCCGCCAGGCGCGTGCCGAAGCCGCTGCCAATGGCAGCTTCGTGCTGCATGCGCGCACACCGGAAGGGCGCGGCGAGGTGCGCATCGCCGCCGCGCCCATGCGCAGCCAGACCGGCAGCGTGATGTTCGACGCGCTGTTCGCATTGGCCCAGCAGGAAATGGACCAGGACCGGGTGGACGCCATCCGCGATCCGGCCTTCGATGAAGGCCGTCCGGTACCCTGCGAGTGCTTCCAGACCGGCGCGCGCTGGCCGTACGTGTGGACGCGCGACGTCAGCTTCGCTGCCGACCTGGCGCTGGCCAAGCTGGACCCGAAGCGCACCCGGCAGTCGCTGCAGTTCAAGTTGTCGGCGGCGCGCGACGGGCATACGCCCGGCCTGTTCGTGGCCCAGGACACCGGCTCCGGCGGCAGCTGGCCGATCAGCAGCGACCGCGTGGTGTGGTTCCTGGCCGCACGCCACCTGCTGGATGACCCTGCGTTTGCCGAGCAGGTCTGGCAGGCGCTGCAGGGCACGCTGGCGCAGGATCGAGCGATGGTGTTCGACGCGCAGATGGGCCTGTATCGCGGCGAGACCTCGTTCCTCGACTGGCGCGAGCAGACCTATCCGGACTGGACACGCGAGGACGTGCGCTTCATCGGCGACTCCTACGCACTGTCCACCAACGTGCTGCATTACCAGGCGCTGCGCCTGGCGCGGCAGATGGCCGCGCAGCTGGGCGACGAACGCAGCGAGCAGTACAAGGCCTGGGCCGACGCACTGGCGGTGCAGATCGACGCGCGTTTCTGGCGCGAAGACATGGGCCAGTACATGAGTTACATCGGCGAAGCGGCGCACCCGGTGCCGTACGCCAAGATCGATCTGCTCGGCCTGTCGCTGGGCATCCTCGCCGATGTGCTGCCTGCTGAGCGTGCGCGCCGTGCGCTGGCGGGTTATCCGATGGGTGCTGCCGGCAGCCCGGTGGTGTGGCCGCAGGAGGCGCAGCAGCCGATCTACCACAACCGCGCGATCTGGCCGTTCGTCAGCGCCTACTCGCTGCGCGCGGCGCGCAAGGTGGACGATGCGCCGCGCATCGCCGCGGAGATCCGCTCGTTGATGCAGGGGGCGGCGTTGGCCGGATCCAACATGGAGAACTACGAGCTGGTGACCCAGGCCGTGCACGTGGACGAAGGTGCCTTGAGCGGCCCGGTGGTCAACTCCGAGCGCCAGCTGTGGTCGGTGGCCGGCTATCTGTCGATGGTGACCGAGGGTGTGTTCGGCGTGCAGGACGACGGTCGCGTGCAGCCCAAGCTGCCGGCCGAGCTGGTGCCGGAGCTGTTCGGAAAGCAGAAGCGGATCAGCCTGGAGTCGGGTGGCAAGCGCTATGTGCTGGAGCGCCCGAAGCAGGTGGGCGCTGGCTTGCTGGTCGCGGGCAAGACGCGCACGCGTGGTGCCACGACGACCGTGCAGCTGGTCGCCGCGCCGGCAGCGGCGAGCCATGATGTGCTGCGCGCCGATGCCAATGCACGTGCGCCGGCCACGCCGCTGGCGCCGCAGGCAAAGCGCAACGGCAAGGGCTGGACCGTCGCGGTCGCCGCCGGCCAGGTGCTGTGGCAGGACGGTGTCGCGGCCACTGCCGCCAAGGGCGTGGTGCGCATCGGCGATGATGGCCTGCAGCACTGCTTGAGCCTGACCCGTCGCGAAGGTGTGCTGGAATCACTGCACAGTCCGATGGTCTGCGTCGGCCCGCAGCAGGTGCTGCGTGGCAGCAGGCAGTGGCAGTTCAACGCCGCCAAGGCGGGCCACGTGCGCCTGCGCCTGCAGTACAGCAACCCGAACGGTCCCATCAACACCGGTGTGACCGCGGCGGTGGAGCAGCTGGCCGTGCAGTGCAAGGGCCAGCCGCCGCAGCGGCACACGGTGGCTCTGCCGCACAGCGTGGCGGCGCAGGATTCGACCGCTGCAACCTTCGTGGTGCCCAAGGGCCGCTGCACGGTGACCCTGGAAGAGGGCTTCAACATGAGCGCGCTGCAGCACTTCGCGCACTACACCGGCGGCAAGGGCGGGCGTGATGGCGTGCTCAACCAGGCCCAGATACAGGCGCTGAAGATGGCGCCGGTGGCGGCAACAGAGGACGCACGATGA
- a CDS encoding ABC transporter ATP-binding protein, with amino-acid sequence MLKIDSLSKTYANGVHALNGVTLDIPRGMFGLLGPNGAGKSSLMRTLATLQEADSGSATLSIPGESPIDVLRDKDAVRRRLGYLPQDFGVYPKVSALDLLEHFAVLKGLTQRGQRREVVDGLLQQVNLWDARKRKLGTYSGGMRQRFGIAQALLGDPRLVIVDEPTAGLDPEERNRFLNLLAAIGENVAVILSTHIVEDVTDLCPTMAIMNKGQVLLTGRPTDAIDALQQQVWRKQVDPSELADHEARYTVLSSRLVGGRPVIHVHSASDPGDGFAPVAPDLEDVYFQRLRLQARARAA; translated from the coding sequence ATGCTGAAGATCGATTCGCTGTCCAAGACGTACGCCAACGGCGTGCACGCGTTGAACGGGGTCACCCTGGATATTCCCCGCGGCATGTTCGGCCTGCTCGGCCCGAACGGCGCGGGGAAATCCTCGCTGATGCGCACCCTGGCCACCCTGCAGGAGGCTGACAGTGGCAGTGCCACCCTGAGCATTCCGGGTGAATCACCGATCGACGTACTGCGCGACAAGGACGCCGTGCGCCGCCGCCTGGGCTACCTGCCACAGGACTTCGGGGTGTACCCGAAGGTCAGCGCGCTGGACCTGCTGGAGCACTTCGCCGTGCTGAAGGGCCTGACCCAGCGTGGCCAGCGTCGCGAGGTGGTCGATGGCCTGCTGCAGCAGGTGAACCTGTGGGATGCACGCAAGCGCAAGCTGGGCACCTACTCCGGGGGCATGCGCCAGCGCTTCGGCATCGCCCAGGCGCTGTTGGGCGATCCGCGCCTGGTGATCGTCGACGAGCCCACCGCCGGGCTCGACCCGGAAGAGCGCAACCGCTTCCTCAACCTGCTGGCGGCCATCGGCGAGAACGTGGCGGTGATCCTGTCCACCCACATCGTCGAGGACGTGACCGACCTGTGCCCGACCATGGCGATCATGAACAAGGGTCAGGTGCTGCTGACCGGCCGCCCCACCGATGCGATCGACGCGCTGCAGCAGCAGGTCTGGCGCAAGCAGGTGGATCCATCCGAACTGGCCGACCATGAGGCGCGCTACACGGTGCTGTCCTCGCGCCTGGTGGGGGGCCGTCCGGTGATCCACGTGCACAGCGCCAGCGACCCGGGCGATGGCTTCGCGCCGGTCGCACCCGATCTCGAGGACGTGTATTTCCAGCGCCTGCGCCTGCAGGCGCGTGCCCGTGCAGCCTGA
- a CDS encoding SseB family protein gives MTDLAPQTPIETLLKAAMDGTVPIRAFMEAFVASDVVLLTGSLVTPDGSGFDPLLFDKQGTLHVAVFTDPARVGIYSQQAEHQVRWLMLDVLRRVPGGYGVVINPGTTLGFEISPSGVGEILKDFAQG, from the coding sequence ATGACCGACCTTGCCCCGCAGACCCCGATCGAAACCCTGCTCAAGGCCGCGATGGACGGAACAGTGCCGATCCGCGCGTTCATGGAGGCCTTCGTCGCCTCCGATGTGGTGCTGCTGACCGGCAGCCTGGTCACCCCCGATGGCAGCGGCTTCGATCCGCTGCTGTTCGACAAGCAGGGCACCCTGCACGTAGCCGTGTTCACCGATCCGGCGCGGGTGGGCATCTACAGCCAGCAGGCCGAGCATCAGGTCCGCTGGCTGATGCTCGACGTGTTGCGTCGCGTGCCGGGCGGTTACGGTGTGGTGATCAATCCGGGTACCACGCTGGGCTTTGAGATCTCGCCCAGCGGCGTCGGCGAGATCCTGAAGGATTTCGCGCAGGGCTGA
- a CDS encoding alpha-amylase family glycosyl hydrolase, with translation MRGALSVAVSLVLFTGHAAAAPRPSYVGTTEPFASDAVYFVVTDRFVNGDPSNDHRDQGGKHRTFDIPVPCPDKVDGNIGYLGGDFRGVLDNADYIRNLGFGAVWITPIVDNPDEAFTGSKPISCTSTLTDRGKTGYHGYWGINFYKLDEHLPSRDLDFAGLTKGLHGAGLKVVLDIVGNHGSPAWTMPKRQPQFGQIFDKDGTLIADHQNLPPQKLDPKHNPLHAFYNNIGPVDSKDGSIFDGNLAELSDFNQDNPAVMDYLVGAYLQWTAQGVDALRIDTIGWLPHPWWHEFVNRIRAQHPGMFMFGEAFDYNAASIAEHTWPANANVSVLDFPLRGALEQTFGTAGKGFETLSEPLHLTGGPYANPYELMSFYDNHDMPRLQASDNGFIDAHNWLFTARGIPVVYYGSETGFMRGRAEHAGNRAYFGQPRVDAAPQSPIFAPLQRIAKLREATPALQRGLQVNERLQGDEAVFFRVLQHADVAQTALVLLNKGDAAKTFNVDRYLQAGTWRDALDGGEVKVTGALKADVPAHGVKVFVLDADVEQPALQAELDKAVADQQARDQRLKR, from the coding sequence ATGCGTGGTGCCCTGTCTGTTGCTGTATCCCTTGTGCTGTTCACTGGCCACGCCGCGGCTGCGCCACGTCCGTCCTATGTCGGCACCACCGAACCGTTCGCCAGCGACGCGGTGTATTTCGTGGTCACCGACCGCTTCGTCAACGGCGATCCGTCCAACGATCACCGCGACCAGGGCGGCAAGCACCGCACGTTCGATATCCCGGTGCCGTGCCCGGACAAGGTGGACGGCAACATCGGCTATCTCGGTGGTGACTTCCGCGGCGTGCTCGACAATGCCGATTACATCCGCAACCTCGGTTTCGGTGCGGTATGGATCACCCCCATCGTCGACAACCCGGATGAAGCGTTCACCGGCAGCAAACCGATCAGCTGCACCAGCACCCTGACAGACCGTGGCAAGACCGGCTACCACGGTTACTGGGGGATCAACTTCTACAAACTCGATGAACACCTGCCGAGCAGGGACCTGGACTTTGCCGGGTTGACCAAGGGCCTGCACGGCGCCGGCCTGAAGGTGGTGCTGGACATTGTCGGCAATCACGGGTCGCCGGCCTGGACCATGCCGAAGCGGCAGCCGCAGTTCGGCCAGATCTTCGACAAGGACGGCACGCTGATCGCCGACCACCAGAACCTGCCGCCGCAGAAGCTGGACCCGAAGCACAATCCGCTGCACGCGTTCTACAACAACATCGGTCCGGTCGACAGCAAAGACGGCTCGATTTTCGACGGCAACCTGGCCGAGCTGAGCGACTTCAACCAGGACAACCCGGCAGTGATGGATTACCTGGTGGGGGCCTACCTGCAGTGGACCGCGCAGGGCGTGGATGCGCTGCGCATCGACACCATCGGCTGGCTGCCGCATCCGTGGTGGCACGAGTTCGTCAACCGCATCCGCGCGCAGCACCCGGGCATGTTCATGTTCGGCGAAGCGTTCGACTACAACGCGGCCAGCATCGCCGAACACACCTGGCCGGCCAACGCCAATGTCAGCGTGCTCGACTTCCCGCTGCGCGGCGCGCTGGAACAGACCTTCGGCACCGCCGGCAAGGGGTTTGAAACCCTGTCCGAGCCACTGCACCTGACCGGTGGCCCGTACGCCAACCCGTACGAGCTGATGAGCTTCTACGACAACCATGACATGCCGCGCCTGCAGGCCAGCGACAACGGCTTCATCGACGCGCACAACTGGCTGTTCACCGCGCGTGGCATTCCGGTGGTCTATTACGGTTCGGAAACCGGCTTCATGCGTGGCCGTGCGGAACATGCCGGCAACCGCGCCTACTTCGGCCAGCCGCGGGTGGATGCCGCCCCGCAGAGCCCGATCTTCGCGCCGCTGCAACGCATCGCCAAGCTGCGTGAAGCCACGCCCGCACTGCAGCGCGGCCTGCAGGTGAACGAACGTCTGCAGGGCGATGAAGCGGTGTTCTTCCGCGTGCTGCAGCACGCCGACGTAGCGCAGACTGCGCTGGTGCTGTTGAACAAGGGCGATGCCGCGAAGACCTTCAACGTGGACCGCTACCTGCAGGCCGGCACCTGGCGGGACGCGCTGGACGGCGGCGAGGTGAAAGTGACGGGGGCGCTGAAGGCTGACGTGCCTGCGCACGGGGTGAAGGTGTTCGTACTGGATGCGGACGTGGAGCAGCCGGCGTTGCAGGCCGAGCTGGACAAGGCCGTGGCCGATCAGCAGGCGCGCGACCAGCGGTTGAAGCGCTGA
- a CDS encoding GNAT family N-acetyltransferase, with amino-acid sequence MEFRVLPADAPERLQLAQWYNAQWGRDAGVSLEQELQRLNQPQDAEGFPHLITAFDGAQVAGAVQLKRREMQGLPQYEHWLGSVFVADSHRGRGLASGLVEQAAAQAVRMGVSHLYLQTEALDGGLYARMGWTPLQEADNHGCRVLVMVRELGA; translated from the coding sequence ATGGAATTCAGGGTGCTACCCGCTGACGCGCCGGAAAGGCTGCAGCTGGCACAGTGGTACAACGCGCAATGGGGCCGGGACGCCGGCGTGTCGCTGGAGCAGGAACTGCAGCGGCTCAACCAGCCGCAGGATGCGGAAGGCTTTCCGCACCTGATCACCGCATTCGATGGCGCCCAGGTGGCAGGCGCGGTGCAGCTCAAGCGCCGGGAGATGCAGGGCTTGCCGCAGTACGAGCATTGGCTGGGCAGCGTGTTCGTGGCCGACAGTCATCGTGGCCGCGGGCTGGCCAGCGGATTGGTCGAACAGGCTGCGGCGCAGGCGGTGCGGATGGGCGTCTCGCATCTGTACCTGCAGACCGAAGCCCTGGATGGCGGCCTCTACGCGCGGATGGGCTGGACGCCCCTGCAGGAAGCCGACAACCACGGCTGTCGCGTACTGGTGATGGTACGGGAGCTGGGCGCATGA